The Streptomyces sp. NBC_01197 genome window below encodes:
- the rplN gene encoding 50S ribosomal protein L14, with amino-acid sequence MIQQESRLRVADNTGAKEILTIRVLGGSGRRYAGIGDVIVATVKDAIPGGNVKKGDVVKAVIVRTVKERRRQDGSYIRFDENAAVILKNDGDPRGTRIFGPVGRELREKKFMKIISLAPEVL; translated from the coding sequence GTGATCCAGCAGGAGTCGCGACTTCGTGTCGCCGACAACACGGGTGCGAAGGAAATTCTCACCATTCGTGTTCTCGGTGGCTCGGGTCGCCGCTACGCGGGTATCGGTGACGTCATTGTCGCCACCGTCAAGGACGCGATCCCCGGTGGCAACGTGAAGAAGGGTGACGTCGTCAAGGCGGTCATCGTTCGCACCGTCAAGGAGCGTCGTCGTCAGGACGGCTCGTACATCCGCTTCGACGAGAACGCCGCCGTCATTCTGAAGAACGACGGCGACCCCCGCGGCACCCGTATCTTCGGCCCGGTGGGCCGTGAGCTGCGCGAGAAGAAGTTCATGAAGATCATCTCGCTCGCGCCGGAGGTGCTGTAA
- the rpsQ gene encoding 30S ribosomal protein S17 — MSEKNVTETTEQRGFRKTREGLVVSDKMDKTVVVAVEDRVKHALYGKVIRRTNKLKAHDEANAAGIGDRVVIMETRPLSASKRWRIVEILEKAK; from the coding sequence ATGAGCGAGAAGAATGTGACTGAGACGACTGAGCAGCGCGGATTCCGCAAGACCCGTGAGGGTCTCGTCGTCAGCGACAAGATGGACAAGACCGTCGTCGTCGCTGTCGAGGACCGCGTCAAGCACGCGCTGTACGGCAAGGTCATCCGCCGTACCAACAAGCTCAAGGCGCACGACGAGGCCAACGCCGCCGGTATCGGCGACCGTGTTGTCATCATGGAGACACGGCCGCTGTCGGCATCGAAGCGCTGGCGCATCGTCGAGATCCTCGAGAAGGCCAAGTAA
- the rpmC gene encoding 50S ribosomal protein L29, producing the protein MAAGIKATELRELNDEDLVAKLREAKEELFNLRFQAATGQLENHGRLKSVRKDIARIYTLMRERELGIETVESA; encoded by the coding sequence ATGGCGGCCGGTATCAAGGCGACCGAGCTGCGTGAGCTGAACGACGAGGACCTCGTCGCCAAGCTGCGTGAGGCCAAGGAAGAACTGTTCAACCTCCGCTTCCAGGCGGCGACCGGACAGCTCGAGAACCACGGTCGGCTCAAGTCCGTCCGTAAGGACATCGCCCGGATCTACACCCTGATGCGTGAGCGCGAGCTGGGCATCGAGACGGTGGAGAGCGCCTGA
- the rplP gene encoding 50S ribosomal protein L16 has translation MLIPRRVKHRKQHHPKRSGMAKGGTEVAFGEYGIQALTPAYVTNRQIEAARIAMTRHIKRGGKVWINIYPDRPLTKKPAETRMGSGKGSPEWWIANVKPGRVMFELSYPNEKVAKEALTRAAHKLPMKCRIVRREAGES, from the coding sequence ATGCTGATCCCTCGTAGGGTCAAGCACCGCAAGCAGCACCACCCCAAGCGCAGTGGTATGGCGAAGGGTGGAACTGAGGTCGCATTCGGTGAGTACGGCATCCAGGCTCTGACGCCGGCGTACGTGACGAACCGCCAGATCGAGGCTGCTCGTATCGCGATGACCCGCCACATCAAGCGTGGCGGCAAGGTCTGGATCAACATCTACCCGGACCGTCCCCTCACCAAGAAGCCCGCCGAGACCCGCATGGGTTCGGGTAAGGGCTCCCCGGAGTGGTGGATCGCGAACGTCAAGCCCGGCCGGGTGATGTTCGAGCTGTCCTACCCGAACGAGAAGGTCGCTAAGGAGGCGCTCACCCGCGCCGCCCACAAGCTTCCGATGAAGTGCCGCATCGTGCGGCGCGAGGCAGGTGAGTCGTGA
- the rpsC gene encoding 30S ribosomal protein S3 yields MGQKVNPHGFRLGITTDFKSRWYADKLYKDYVKEDVAIRRMMTKGMERAGISKVEIERTRDRVRVDIHTARPGIVIGRRGAEADRIRGELEKLTGKQVQLNILEVKNPEVDAQLVAQAVAEQLSSRVSFRRAMRKSMQSTMKAGAKGIKIQCGGRLGGAEMSRSEFYREGRVPLHTLRANVDYGFFEAKTTFGRIGVKVWIYKGNVKNIAEVRAENAAARAGNRPARGGGSDRPAAGGRGGRGGERGGRGRKPQQSAPAAEAPKAEAPAAAAPAESTGTEA; encoded by the coding sequence ATGGGCCAGAAGGTTAACCCGCACGGGTTCCGACTCGGCATTACCACGGACTTCAAGTCCCGTTGGTACGCCGACAAGCTGTACAAGGACTACGTCAAGGAAGACGTCGCCATTCGTCGCATGATGACGAAGGGCATGGAGCGCGCCGGCATCTCGAAGGTTGAGATCGAGCGCACCCGCGACCGCGTCCGCGTCGACATCCACACCGCTCGTCCGGGCATCGTCATCGGCCGCCGCGGCGCCGAGGCCGACCGCATCCGCGGCGAGCTGGAGAAGCTGACCGGCAAGCAGGTCCAGCTCAACATCCTTGAGGTCAAGAACCCCGAGGTGGACGCTCAGCTGGTGGCCCAGGCCGTCGCCGAGCAGCTCTCCTCGCGTGTCTCCTTCCGTCGCGCCATGCGTAAGAGCATGCAGTCGACGATGAAGGCCGGCGCCAAGGGCATCAAGATCCAGTGCGGTGGCCGTCTCGGCGGCGCCGAGATGTCCCGTTCGGAGTTCTACCGCGAGGGCCGTGTGCCGCTGCACACGCTCCGCGCGAACGTGGACTACGGCTTCTTCGAGGCCAAGACGACCTTCGGCCGTATCGGCGTGAAGGTCTGGATCTACAAGGGCAATGTCAAGAACATCGCCGAGGTCCGTGCCGAGAACGCCGCGGCCCGTGCGGGTAACCGCCCGGCCCGTGGTGGCGGCAGTGACCGTCCGGCAGCCGGCGGCCGTGGTGGCCGTGGTGGCGAGCGTGGCGGCCGCGGCCGCAAGCCGCAGCAGTCCGCGCCGGCAGCCGAGGCCCCCAAGGCCGAGGCTCCCGCCGCCGCTGCTCCGGCTGAGAGCACTGGAACGGAGGCCTGA
- the rplV gene encoding 50S ribosomal protein L22: MEARAQARYIRVTPMKARRVVDLIRGMDATEAQAVLRFAPQAASVPVGKVLDSAIANAAHNYDHTDAGSLVISEAYVDEGPTLKRFRPRAQGRAYRIRKRTSHITVVVSSKEGTR, from the coding sequence ATGGAAGCCAGGGCCCAGGCGCGGTACATCCGCGTCACGCCCATGAAGGCCCGCCGCGTGGTGGACCTTATCCGTGGCATGGATGCCACGGAGGCTCAGGCGGTCCTGCGTTTCGCCCCGCAGGCCGCGAGCGTGCCGGTTGGCAAGGTGCTTGACAGCGCCATCGCCAACGCTGCACACAATTACGACCACACCGACGCCGGCAGCCTCGTCATCTCCGAGGCGTACGTCGACGAGGGCCCGACCCTGAAGCGGTTCCGTCCGCGCGCCCAGGGCCGTGCCTACCGGATCCGCAAGCGGACCAGCCACATCACCGTGGTCGTCAGCAGCAAGGAAGGAACCCGGTAA